In Nostoc sp. CENA543, a single genomic region encodes these proteins:
- a CDS encoding ATP-binding protein, which translates to MQVLVVKDITKFSQSQEVLSISDKERRKHSQTLLHLASSRTFQTGTLSAVFREITEATAHALSAQRVSVWFYNQEGSGLECIDLYNLNNQEHTFGQVLSKVNYPAYFQALALAESLSINNVIIDQRTQELFTTYLSIFEVISLLSTPIWLGNRLLGFLWCEHCHEVREWTGEEKYFAGAIADFVSSAIEARERNAAQVATQKSEALYRAIFENSVMGIAVLDQKTQILDMNPGLCQMLGYSREELFSQDFTDYIFQTQAELDNYQKLLGELYININQHNAQKHIEIDRRFLHKNGKLVWAKLCISVMPSSDDQTELLLVVVKDMTEYKKTELQLRASQASAEAGNRAKSEFLATMSHELRTPLNAIMGLSQLLQHEIAGSLNDKQKEYINCIYSSGEHLLTMINDILDLSKVELGKEELSLEPIAVVDLCNYLLSIVSDRAHEKGLKLTHEIDPAVNICIADDYRLKQMLFNLLTNAIKFTIRGEVSLIVKKAAQGITFTVADTGIGIDSSQFKFLFEPFKQLDSKLNRQYEGTGLGLALTQKLARLHGGDVTVTSTLGVGSQFTLFLPEQEI; encoded by the coding sequence ATGCAGGTGCTAGTGGTAAAAGATATTACTAAGTTCTCACAGTCCCAAGAGGTACTGTCAATTTCAGACAAAGAGCGACGAAAACATAGCCAAACACTACTGCATTTAGCAAGTAGCAGAACCTTTCAGACAGGAACTCTAAGTGCTGTATTCAGAGAAATAACCGAGGCTACAGCGCACGCACTTTCAGCGCAGCGTGTGAGTGTGTGGTTTTACAATCAGGAAGGTTCAGGACTTGAGTGTATCGATTTGTACAACCTGAATAATCAAGAGCATACTTTTGGCCAGGTTTTGTCAAAAGTGAATTACCCTGCTTACTTCCAAGCTTTAGCATTAGCAGAGAGTCTGTCTATTAATAATGTCATCATAGACCAAAGAACTCAAGAATTATTTACAACTTATCTTTCCATTTTTGAGGTGATTTCGCTACTCAGTACACCAATTTGGCTAGGAAATCGTTTGTTGGGGTTTTTGTGGTGCGAACATTGTCACGAAGTTCGAGAGTGGACTGGAGAAGAAAAATATTTTGCAGGTGCGATCGCTGATTTTGTCTCATCAGCTATTGAAGCGAGGGAACGCAACGCAGCACAGGTAGCAACACAAAAAAGTGAAGCTCTATATCGAGCTATTTTTGAGAATTCAGTTATGGGGATTGCAGTTCTAGACCAGAAAACCCAGATATTAGATATGAATCCTGGATTATGTCAAATGCTGGGTTACAGTCGAGAGGAATTATTTAGTCAAGACTTCACTGATTATATTTTTCAGACACAAGCAGAGTTAGATAATTATCAAAAATTATTAGGAGAACTATATATAAATATTAATCAACATAATGCACAAAAACACATTGAAATTGATAGACGCTTCTTACATAAAAATGGCAAATTAGTTTGGGCGAAACTTTGTATTTCCGTTATGCCTAGTTCTGATGATCAGACTGAATTACTATTAGTAGTTGTCAAGGACATGACTGAATACAAAAAAACCGAGTTGCAACTGCGTGCCTCACAAGCATCAGCAGAAGCAGGTAATAGAGCCAAAAGCGAATTTTTAGCAACCATGAGTCATGAATTGCGAACACCTTTAAATGCAATTATGGGGTTATCACAACTATTACAGCATGAGATAGCTGGCTCTTTAAATGACAAGCAAAAAGAATATATTAATTGTATATATAGTAGTGGCGAGCATTTGTTAACAATGATTAATGATATTTTAGACTTATCAAAGGTAGAACTAGGTAAGGAAGAGTTATCATTAGAACCGATAGCAGTTGTAGATTTATGTAATTATTTATTATCAATTGTCAGCGATCGCGCCCATGAAAAAGGCTTAAAACTGACTCATGAAATTGACCCTGCTGTCAATATTTGCATAGCTGATGATTATCGATTGAAGCAAATGTTATTCAACTTGCTGACTAATGCGATTAAATTTACCATTCGTGGAGAAGTTTCTTTAATAGTCAAAAAAGCTGCTCAAGGAATCACATTTACAGTTGCAGATACTGGCATTGGTATTGATTCTAGTCAATTTAAATTTTTATTTGAGCCATTCAAACAGCTAGATAGTAAATTGAATCGTCAATATGAAGGGACAGGATTAGGTTTAGCTTTAACGCAAAAATTAGCTAGATTACACGGTGGTGATGTCACAGTAACGTCAACTTTGGGAGTAGGAAGTCAGTTTACCTTGTTTTTACCAGAACAGGAGATTTGA
- the pruA gene encoding L-glutamate gamma-semialdehyde dehydrogenase — protein MVLQIQTSTYEAKTQEIAKQLLAATQENRSFLASLRDQMRWDDKLLAWAMSNPGLRVQLFRFIDTLPALRSKSEIAAHLQEYLGDESVELPAALKGMLNFANADSMPGQVAATTVSTAVETLAHKYISGENIQQVIKTVERLRKEKMAFTIDLLGEAVITEVEAQSYLERYRELITQLTTAAKNWGNIGVIDEADGEPLAKVQVSVKLTAFYSQFDPLDAQGSEERVSDRIRNLLRHAQDLGAAIHFDMEQYAYKDLTFNILQKILLEDEFRQRTDIGITIQAYLRDSEQDAGKIIDWLKQRGYPLTIRLVKGAYWDQETIKAAQKHWAQPVFNDKAATDANFEAITQLLLENHQYVYAAIGSHNVRSQARAIAIAESLNVPRRRFEMQVLYGMGDKLAKALVDRGYRVRVYCPYGELLPGMAYLIRRLLENTANSSFLRQNLENKPVEELLAAPDIDLFRAKAQSRKEGAGFMGAVDTDYAVEEERNEAARAFAAVRQQLGKSYLPLIDGEYVNTVEVIDSVNPSNFSEVVGKVGLISVEQAEKAMRAAKAAFPGWKNTPVQERAGVLRRAADLMEQRRAELSAWIVLEVGKPVKEADAEVSEAIDFCRYYADEMERLDQGVIYDVAGETNRYIYQPRGIAVVISPWNFPLAIACGMTVAALVAGNCTLLKPAETSSVITAKLTEILVEAGIPQGVFQYVPGKGSQVGAYLVSHPDTHVIAFTGSQEVGCRIYAEAATLKPGQRHMKRVIAEMGGKNAIIVDESADLDQAVVGVLQSAFGYSGQKCSACSRAVVVESIYDAFIRRLVEATKSLNIGEAELPSTQVGPVIDANARDRIREYIEKGKAESQVALELSAPDHGYFVGPVIFSEVPPNGIIAQQEIFGPVLAVIKVKNFTEALAVANDTNYALTGGIYSRTPSHIHKAQTDFEVGNLYINRTITGAIVARQPFGGFKLSGVGSKAGGPDYLLQFLEPRTITENIQRQGFAPIEGAE, from the coding sequence GTGGTACTACAAATACAAACCAGCACCTACGAAGCGAAAACTCAAGAAATTGCTAAACAACTTTTAGCAGCAACTCAAGAAAATCGCTCATTTTTAGCTTCTCTGCGTGATCAAATGCGTTGGGATGATAAATTACTTGCTTGGGCGATGAGTAACCCCGGTTTACGGGTGCAATTATTTCGCTTTATTGATACTCTCCCCGCATTGCGGAGTAAATCAGAAATTGCTGCACATTTGCAAGAATATTTAGGCGATGAATCTGTAGAACTTCCCGCCGCCTTAAAGGGGATGCTCAATTTTGCTAATGCCGATTCTATGCCAGGACAAGTGGCTGCAACTACCGTATCGACAGCAGTTGAGACTTTAGCTCATAAATATATTTCCGGCGAAAATATTCAACAAGTCATCAAAACCGTTGAACGACTCCGCAAAGAAAAGATGGCTTTCACCATTGATTTACTTGGGGAAGCGGTAATTACAGAAGTAGAGGCACAATCTTATCTAGAACGCTATCGAGAATTAATTACGCAATTAACCACTGCTGCGAAGAATTGGGGCAATATTGGGGTGATTGATGAGGCTGATGGCGAACCATTGGCAAAAGTCCAAGTTTCTGTGAAGTTAACGGCTTTTTATTCCCAATTTGACCCTTTAGATGCTCAAGGTAGTGAAGAGCGAGTTAGCGATCGCATCCGTAATTTATTACGCCATGCTCAAGATTTAGGTGCTGCTATCCATTTTGATATGGAACAGTACGCTTATAAAGACTTAACTTTTAATATTTTGCAAAAAATCTTATTAGAAGATGAGTTCCGCCAACGTACCGATATTGGGATCACGATTCAAGCTTATCTGCGTGATAGTGAACAGGATGCCGGAAAAATCATCGATTGGTTAAAACAGCGTGGTTATCCGTTAACTATTCGCTTGGTAAAAGGGGCGTATTGGGATCAGGAAACTATTAAGGCGGCTCAGAAACATTGGGCGCAGCCTGTTTTTAATGATAAGGCGGCAACTGATGCGAATTTTGAAGCGATAACTCAGCTATTGTTGGAAAATCATCAGTATGTTTATGCTGCTATCGGTAGTCATAATGTGCGATCGCAAGCACGGGCGATCGCGATCGCGGAAAGTCTGAATGTCCCCCGGCGGCGGTTTGAAATGCAGGTGTTGTATGGGATGGGGGATAAGTTAGCTAAGGCTTTGGTGGATAGGGGTTATCGGGTGCGGGTTTATTGTCCCTATGGGGAACTATTGCCGGGGATGGCTTATCTGATTCGGCGGTTGTTGGAAAATACGGCTAATAGTTCTTTTTTACGGCAAAATTTGGAAAATAAGCCAGTGGAGGAGTTGCTTGCTGCACCGGATATTGATTTGTTTCGCGCAAAGGCGCAGAGTCGCAAAGAAGGCGCAGGGTTTATGGGTGCGGTGGATACAGATTATGCGGTGGAGGAGGAGAGGAATGAGGCGGCGCGGGCTTTTGCGGCGGTGCGTCAGCAATTAGGAAAGAGTTATTTGCCTTTGATTGATGGGGAGTATGTCAATACTGTCGAGGTGATTGATTCGGTTAATCCTTCTAATTTTAGTGAGGTGGTGGGGAAGGTTGGACTGATTTCGGTGGAACAGGCAGAAAAAGCTATGCGGGCGGCTAAGGCGGCTTTTCCTGGTTGGAAGAATACGCCTGTGCAGGAACGGGCGGGGGTTTTGCGTCGGGCGGCTGATTTGATGGAACAGCGTCGGGCGGAACTCTCGGCTTGGATTGTTCTGGAGGTGGGTAAACCTGTTAAGGAAGCGGATGCGGAAGTTTCGGAGGCGATTGATTTTTGTCGCTACTACGCCGATGAAATGGAACGGTTGGATCAGGGTGTAATTTATGACGTGGCTGGGGAAACTAATAGATATATTTATCAGCCCCGTGGAATTGCTGTGGTGATTTCACCTTGGAATTTTCCGTTGGCAATCGCCTGTGGCATGACTGTGGCTGCTTTGGTTGCGGGTAATTGTACTCTCCTCAAACCTGCGGAAACTTCTTCTGTAATTACGGCTAAACTGACGGAAATTTTGGTGGAAGCGGGGATTCCTCAAGGTGTATTTCAATACGTCCCTGGGAAGGGTTCACAAGTGGGTGCTTATTTGGTGAGTCATCCTGACACTCATGTCATTGCTTTTACAGGTTCTCAAGAAGTGGGTTGTCGGATTTATGCCGAAGCTGCAACCCTCAAGCCTGGACAAAGGCATATGAAGCGGGTAATTGCGGAGATGGGTGGTAAAAATGCCATCATTGTTGATGAAAGTGCTGATTTAGACCAAGCTGTTGTCGGGGTGTTACAGTCAGCCTTTGGTTACAGTGGACAAAAATGTTCAGCTTGTTCACGGGCGGTAGTGGTAGAAAGTATCTATGATGCTTTTATCCGGCGATTAGTGGAAGCGACAAAATCTTTGAATATTGGGGAAGCGGAGTTACCCAGTACCCAAGTCGGCCCGGTGATTGATGCCAATGCACGCGATCGCATCCGTGAGTATATTGAAAAGGGTAAGGCCGAATCCCAGGTAGCTTTAGAGTTATCAGCACCTGATCACGGTTATTTTGTCGGGCCAGTCATTTTTAGTGAAGTGCCTCCCAATGGCATAATTGCCCAACAAGAGATTTTTGGCCCTGTATTGGCTGTGATTAAAGTTAAGAATTTTACTGAAGCTTTAGCTGTCGCCAATGATACTAACTACGCCTTAACTGGTGGGATTTATTCCCGCACACCTTCCCACATTCACAAGGCACAGACAGATTTTGAAGTCGGGAATTTGTATATTAACCGTACCATTACAGGGGCGATCGTCGCTCGGCAACCCTTCGGTGGGTTCAAACTCTCTGGTGTCGGTTCTAAAGCCGGAGGGCCTGATTATCTCCTGCAATTCCTCGAACCCCGCACCATCACCGAAAACATTCAACGCCAAGGCTTTGCACCCATTGAAGGCGCAGAGTAA
- a CDS encoding molybdopterin-dependent oxidoreductase has protein sequence MITAVGLGGCTDQPSDEQLEVWRAEAIARNEKIMADHAKSTQPQEWNLAIQGETTTGKTVTLNWQQLQSIASTNLKTADPNYILQPDQVFDFRGIPVSTLLKKYGYQPDVTEVTFIAYNSYQVTVDLYDLLKYPIILAIANNGKPISRAQGGPIYLVFPHSQYPHLQQQYPESFWIFYVSNIVVGTEAMRLKVGKQELNAADLEKLPQITVTETVGYRSGWPSGKVQLHGVRLRDILTVNAPDFLAKEIVVQGKTTPSQNNLNSVILTANDIKKCDIFLVTKWGDEKKTIPARMGGPLTLAFGSDCQTKTNGLRWVNFVEELVIKP, from the coding sequence ATGATAACTGCTGTCGGTTTAGGAGGTTGTACAGATCAGCCTAGTGACGAACAATTGGAAGTATGGCGTGCAGAAGCGATCGCCCGCAATGAGAAAATCATGGCGGATCATGCCAAAAGCACGCAGCCCCAGGAGTGGAATTTAGCTATTCAGGGGGAAACTACGACTGGTAAAACGGTGACATTGAATTGGCAACAGCTACAATCAATAGCCTCCACTAATCTCAAGACTGCCGATCCTAATTACATTCTGCAACCGGATCAAGTGTTTGATTTTCGGGGTATTCCTGTATCCACACTGCTCAAAAAGTATGGTTATCAGCCTGATGTGACGGAAGTAACTTTTATTGCTTATAACTCTTACCAAGTGACGGTGGATTTATACGATTTGTTAAAGTACCCCATTATTTTAGCGATCGCCAACAATGGTAAACCCATCAGTCGCGCCCAAGGTGGCCCCATTTATCTAGTCTTTCCCCATAGCCAATATCCCCATCTACAACAACAATATCCTGAATCATTTTGGATATTCTATGTCAGCAATATTGTAGTGGGAACAGAAGCAATGCGTCTCAAGGTGGGAAAACAAGAATTAAATGCAGCAGATTTAGAAAAATTACCCCAAATTACTGTTACAGAAACTGTTGGTTATCGTAGTGGCTGGCCGAGTGGCAAAGTGCAATTACATGGTGTACGTCTGCGAGATATTTTAACGGTTAATGCTCCTGATTTCCTCGCAAAAGAAATTGTTGTTCAAGGCAAAACTACCCCTTCCCAAAATAACCTCAATTCAGTCATTTTAACTGCTAATGACATTAAAAAATGTGACATTTTCTTGGTTACAAAATGGGGTGATGAGAAAAAAACCATACCCGCCAGAATGGGTGGGCCACTTACCCTGGCTTTTGGTTCTGACTGTCAAACAAAAACTAATGGTTTGCGGTGGGTAAATTTTGTAGAAGAACTGGTAATTAAGCCATGA
- a CDS encoding adenylate/guanylate cyclase domain-containing protein, with protein sequence MKFPTFKSIRTRIMVNTTLLLLTVICAIVSVWAKSESHLYRTENVQDANSFVRVLTYTLGDELIEENWSQIRLTLDVLLRENRDFVYVFISDARQQNRIIATSINYLQNQYVPDIVPLKVTNTVVESTKPSVVMETFILRDVYFSGNLRARRGERIMEVASDIRLSSGKKIGTVRMGISLRRIDRAITNVVNQALGVGFMGLVFGWVLAYILAKRLSDPIQRLQISATKIAAGNLQHRAQITNKDEIGALANSFNEMSTALQSSFNKLQKTLESFELFVPNKFILAIAPQGIENIAVGVAATKTMTILFCDIRGYTSMSEMMTPQETFSFLNDYLACMGKAIDQAGGFIDKYIGDAIMALFDDVGCDGALQAAILMQQALDKFNYERRHNNLPKIFVGIGIHRGEVVMGTVGFTCRIDSTVVGDAVNLASRVEGLTKQYGCTVLITESVLKNLSSPELFTLRLVDPGVKVKGKDEAIAIYELLEN encoded by the coding sequence ATGAAATTTCCGACTTTCAAGTCAATTCGTACCCGAATTATGGTCAATACTACGCTGTTATTATTGACTGTAATTTGCGCGATTGTCTCTGTATGGGCTAAAAGTGAAAGTCACCTCTATCGAACCGAAAATGTGCAGGATGCTAACTCTTTTGTGAGAGTTTTAACTTATACTTTAGGTGATGAATTAATTGAAGAAAACTGGAGTCAAATCCGGCTCACTTTGGATGTTCTTTTACGAGAAAATCGAGATTTTGTCTATGTGTTTATTTCCGATGCTCGTCAGCAAAATCGGATTATTGCCACTTCGATTAATTATTTGCAAAATCAGTATGTCCCCGATATTGTACCTCTCAAGGTCACAAATACAGTTGTAGAATCCACAAAACCATCAGTGGTAATGGAAACCTTTATTCTCCGCGATGTCTACTTTTCTGGGAATCTCAGAGCTAGACGGGGTGAGAGAATTATGGAAGTTGCGTCTGATATTCGCCTGTCCTCTGGGAAAAAAATCGGTACTGTCCGTATGGGGATTTCTTTACGTCGCATAGACCGTGCTATTACTAATGTGGTGAATCAGGCTTTGGGTGTGGGTTTCATGGGATTAGTATTTGGTTGGGTACTGGCTTATATTTTAGCCAAGCGGTTAAGTGATCCTATCCAACGTTTGCAAATAAGTGCCACTAAAATTGCAGCCGGAAATTTACAACATCGCGCCCAAATTACCAATAAAGACGAAATAGGCGCGTTGGCGAATTCCTTTAATGAAATGTCTACGGCTTTGCAAAGTTCATTTAATAAGTTACAAAAAACTTTAGAATCTTTTGAGTTATTTGTCCCCAATAAATTTATTTTAGCGATCGCACCCCAAGGAATTGAAAATATTGCTGTCGGTGTCGCTGCGACGAAAACCATGACGATTTTGTTTTGTGATATTCGGGGTTACACATCTATGTCGGAGATGATGACACCCCAAGAGACTTTTAGCTTTTTAAACGATTATTTGGCTTGTATGGGAAAAGCTATAGATCAAGCTGGTGGATTTATTGATAAATATATCGGTGATGCCATTATGGCTTTATTTGATGATGTAGGTTGTGATGGGGCATTACAAGCCGCAATTTTGATGCAACAAGCTTTAGATAAGTTCAATTATGAGCGACGACACAATAATTTACCAAAAATCTTTGTGGGGATTGGGATTCATCGCGGTGAAGTGGTGATGGGAACGGTAGGTTTTACTTGTCGGATTGATTCTACTGTCGTGGGTGATGCAGTCAATCTGGCTTCCCGCGTTGAGGGATTAACTAAGCAATATGGTTGTACAGTGTTGATTACCGAGTCAGTATTGAAAAATTTATCATCGCCAGAATTATTCACTTTGAGACTAGTAGATCCAGGCGTAAAAGTCAAAGGCAAAGATGAGGCGATCGCTATTTATGAACTTCTAGAAAATTGA
- the rbsK gene encoding ribokinase, giving the protein MSIIVFGSINIDLVVTAPRLPLAGETLTGENFFKIPGGKGANQAVALARLGIPTYMVGRVGANNFGTELVKSLQDAGVKTSKIFLDESANSGVAIITVSHSGENHIVVISGANGQVNQEDVERLTQLLPTAKALLLQLEIPMPAVVAAAKVAHDANITVILDPAPAPSHLPAELYPLVDIITPNEVEAGQLVGFPVNNEETATKAAAVLLQRGVKSAIVKLGAAGAICATPEETFLVPAFTVDAVDTVAAGDAFNAGLAAALDHGLSLHQAVVWGTAAGALAATKLGAQTSLPDKFTFDAFLKEKGVKF; this is encoded by the coding sequence ATGAGTATCATCGTTTTCGGCAGTATCAATATAGACTTAGTCGTCACAGCCCCTCGTTTACCTCTGGCTGGTGAAACTTTAACGGGGGAAAACTTTTTTAAAATTCCTGGTGGTAAAGGTGCAAATCAGGCTGTAGCACTTGCTAGATTGGGAATTCCTACGTATATGGTTGGGCGTGTGGGTGCTAACAATTTTGGGACGGAGTTAGTTAAAAGTCTGCAAGATGCTGGTGTCAAAACAAGCAAGATTTTTCTCGATGAAAGTGCTAATTCTGGTGTAGCTATTATTACTGTCTCCCATAGCGGAGAAAATCACATTGTGGTGATTTCTGGTGCGAATGGACAAGTTAATCAAGAAGATGTGGAACGCTTAACCCAATTATTACCAACAGCTAAAGCCCTACTCCTACAGCTAGAAATTCCTATGCCTGCTGTAGTTGCTGCGGCAAAAGTAGCCCATGATGCCAATATTACAGTCATTTTAGACCCAGCCCCAGCACCATCCCATTTACCAGCCGAACTTTATCCATTGGTAGATATTATTACACCCAATGAAGTGGAAGCCGGACAACTAGTGGGTTTTCCTGTAAACAATGAGGAGACAGCCACCAAAGCTGCTGCGGTGTTGTTGCAAAGGGGAGTAAAATCTGCGATCGTCAAACTAGGTGCAGCAGGTGCAATTTGCGCCACACCTGAAGAAACGTTTTTAGTCCCAGCGTTTACAGTTGATGCAGTTGACACTGTAGCTGCTGGTGATGCTTTTAACGCTGGTTTAGCCGCAGCACTTGATCATGGCTTATCCTTACATCAAGCAGTAGTTTGGGGAACAGCCGCAGGTGCATTAGCGGCTACCAAATTAGGCGCGCAAACTTCTTTACCCGATAAATTTACTTTCGATGCTTTTCTTAAGGAGAAGGGAGTGAAATTTTAG
- a CDS encoding calcium-binding protein, translating to MASVERDETREERIEQEIIADAEDKEDRAMGWYYYLDDTLEFPFMGKWKKKSRKTSTIDEKPVEVLGMAPEDDCLRDMYVEVAYIGGKEDDIHTAKLSDIEPIDVDEDTQEAIADWMYWLARGYKF from the coding sequence ATGGCTAGTGTAGAACGTGACGAAACCAGGGAAGAACGCATCGAACAAGAGATTATTGCCGATGCTGAGGATAAGGAAGACCGGGCAATGGGTTGGTATTATTACCTTGACGATACTTTAGAATTTCCTTTTATGGGGAAGTGGAAGAAGAAATCTCGCAAAACTTCTACCATTGACGAGAAGCCTGTAGAAGTCTTGGGAATGGCACCAGAAGATGATTGTTTAAGGGATATGTATGTGGAAGTTGCTTATATAGGAGGGAAGGAAGACGATATACATACCGCCAAGCTGTCGGATATAGAACCCATTGATGTCGATGAAGATACTCAAGAAGCGATCGCTGATTGGATGTATTGGCTAGCTAGAGGCTACAAATTCTAG
- a CDS encoding sugar O-acetyltransferase has translation MTEKTEKQKMLAGQLYLADDPELVADQRRANQLLRRYNATSAEQLTQRQQILQELFFKIGEKITIVPPFHCDYGANISVGNGTYMNYGCVILDCNQVEIGENVLFAPYVQIYAAYHPTEPEIRLTGRELAAPIKIGNNVWIGGGAIVCPGVTIGDNTTIGAGSVVVKDIPANVVAVGNPCQIIRHL, from the coding sequence ATGACAGAAAAAACTGAAAAGCAAAAAATGCTAGCCGGTCAATTATACCTAGCAGATGATCCAGAACTAGTGGCAGATCAAAGACGGGCTAATCAGCTTTTAAGAAGGTATAACGCCACCTCAGCAGAACAATTAACACAACGTCAGCAAATCTTACAGGAACTGTTTTTTAAAATCGGAGAAAAAATTACTATAGTGCCGCCATTTCATTGTGACTACGGTGCTAATATTTCCGTAGGCAATGGCACTTACATGAATTATGGATGTGTAATTTTAGACTGCAATCAAGTAGAAATTGGTGAAAATGTTTTATTTGCTCCTTATGTGCAGATTTATGCTGCTTACCATCCTACAGAACCAGAAATTCGGCTCACAGGTAGAGAATTAGCTGCCCCCATTAAAATTGGTAATAATGTCTGGATTGGTGGTGGTGCAATTGTTTGTCCAGGAGTTACCATTGGGGACAACACTACTATTGGTGCAGGAAGTGTCGTTGTTAAAGATATACCTGCAAATGTCGTTGCAGTTGGTAATCCCTGCCAGATAATTCGTCATTTATAG
- a CDS encoding diguanylate cyclase domain-containing protein, which translates to MQNRKILVVEDEKILALNIKNSLQKLGYDVLEITDSAEKAIKNVAEHYPNLVLFDICLTKEINGIQVIDIIQHKFHIPVLYITEYSEYIKLPKNQLSHPFSYILKPIRESDLHLAVEIALEQYQNYRSLQIEKQKIEAIINSMACGVVVTCNHGCIQMMNPMAEQLTGWQQNEAIGKAFTDVLSLVDKDMDEVIGNLAKQAVQVGEVVNLPENCILISKEGKEIPIGDNIAPIRDHNGRVTGAVLVFQDITQRKLTELQILRNAFCDGLTGIPNRTLFLDRLKQAVERSKRRSDYRFAVLFLDLDGFKGINDRFGHSMGDDFLVAIARRLESCVRSCDTVSRFGGDEFAVLLEEIKDINDVINVAKRIQDTLGLPISLNGNQIYTTASIGITLSHGHTDEPERILRAADSAMYRAKQQGKARYYVFNEAANY; encoded by the coding sequence ATGCAAAACCGCAAAATCCTAGTTGTTGAGGATGAAAAAATCCTGGCTTTAAATATTAAAAATAGTTTACAAAAGCTGGGGTATGATGTTCTAGAAATCACAGATTCAGCCGAAAAAGCCATTAAAAATGTAGCAGAACACTACCCTAATTTAGTATTATTTGATATTTGTCTAACCAAAGAGATTAACGGTATACAGGTAATAGATATTATTCAACACAAATTTCATATACCCGTATTGTATATAACTGAGTATTCAGAATATATAAAACTACCTAAAAATCAGCTAAGTCATCCTTTTAGTTATATTCTAAAGCCGATTAGAGAGTCTGATTTACATTTAGCTGTGGAAATAGCTTTGGAACAATATCAAAATTATAGAAGTTTACAAATCGAAAAACAAAAAATAGAGGCGATTATTAACAGCATGGCTTGTGGGGTAGTTGTTACCTGTAATCATGGCTGTATCCAAATGATGAATCCAATGGCAGAACAACTGACTGGTTGGCAACAAAATGAAGCGATTGGAAAAGCTTTTACTGATGTTTTGAGTTTAGTTGATAAAGATATGGATGAAGTAATCGGTAATTTAGCAAAACAGGCGGTGCAAGTTGGTGAAGTGGTAAATTTACCAGAAAATTGTATACTAATTTCTAAGGAAGGAAAAGAAATACCTATTGGCGATAATATAGCACCAATTCGGGATCATAATGGCAGGGTTACAGGTGCTGTATTAGTCTTTCAAGATATTACGCAACGTAAACTCACAGAACTCCAAATACTGCGTAACGCCTTTTGTGATGGACTGACAGGAATACCAAATCGCACTTTATTTTTAGATCGCCTAAAACAAGCAGTAGAACGCAGTAAACGCCGTAGTGATTATCGGTTTGCAGTTTTATTTTTAGATTTAGATGGTTTTAAGGGGATCAACGATCGCTTTGGTCACAGTATGGGCGATGATTTTTTAGTAGCGATCGCTAGACGTTTAGAATCATGTGTACGTAGTTGTGATACTGTTAGCAGATTTGGCGGTGATGAATTTGCTGTATTGTTAGAAGAAATTAAAGATATTAATGATGTCATTAACGTTGCTAAACGTATTCAAGATACCCTGGGTTTACCAATAAGTTTAAATGGGAATCAAATATATACGACAGCCAGTATTGGTATTACTTTAAGTCATGGACATACTGATGAACCAGAACGTATACTCAGGGCTGCTGATAGTGCTATGTACCGGGCAAAGCAACAAGGCAAAGCCCGTTATTATGTATTTAATGAAGCGGCTAATTATTAG
- the folB gene encoding dihydroneopterin aldolase has protein sequence MDCIHLTGIRCYGYTGYLPEEQVLGQWFEVDVRLWLDLSQAAKTDAIADTLDYRGVISLIQHLVKTSKFALIERLAGAIADCIIQECNQITQVQVIVTKPAAPIPDFGGKISIELTRKRE, from the coding sequence ATGGATTGTATTCACTTAACCGGAATTCGCTGCTATGGCTACACTGGCTATTTGCCAGAGGAACAGGTTTTAGGACAATGGTTTGAGGTGGATGTCAGGTTGTGGCTGGATTTATCTCAAGCTGCCAAAACTGATGCGATCGCTGATACTCTAGATTATCGCGGTGTTATTAGCTTGATTCAACATCTGGTTAAGACTTCTAAGTTTGCTTTAATCGAAAGGTTAGCAGGTGCGATCGCTGACTGTATTATCCAAGAATGCAATCAAATTACACAAGTGCAAGTCATAGTTACTAAACCTGCTGCACCCATTCCAGATTTTGGCGGCAAAATTAGTATTGAACTGACTAGAAAGAGGGAATAG